The segment CACGGCCCCCATGTTGTTGAATAATGCGACGAACCAGGGTCAACCCCATTCCGGTGCCGCGCTTATCGGGGACAAGCTGTTCAAAAATATCAAAAATACGCTCCAAATAAGCGGAGTTAATGCCTTTCCCGTGGTCACGAACATAAAACGCGTACTCCGAATTCCTTGCCCTGCCCCCCACTTCGATACGTGGAAAAGTCGCGGGCAATGCAAACCGGAACGCGTTTTCCAAGAGCTGCACCAAAACCTGACGCAGACGCTCCGCATCTGCCCAAACATCGGGAAGGGGAGCCTCAATCAGCACAATATCGCGCCAAAGAGGATTCTGTTCCGCATACTCATGAATGATCCCGCGAGTCAGTTTCTCCATGGAAACCCACTCGTAATGCGGAGGTTGCCGATCCACTCGAAACAACAACCCCAGATCCCGAAGCAGTCTGTTGATACGGTCTCCAGCCTGATCCACCCGTCCCAACGCGAGCCTGGCGTTCTGGGTGTCCCCATCCTGCAAAGCTTGACGCAGCACACCGGTAAAGCCCTTGATCGTCACAACGGGATTCCTGAGATCATGTGCTATCACGGCTGCCACGCGCTCCAGCTCCTCGTTGCGCTCCTCCATTTGAACCAATGTCCTGCGACGGTCTTCAAATGCCCGCATCTGCGCAGTGACGTCCTGTCCTTCAGCTATCACCCCGAAGACCCCTCCACGAACGTCCCTGGCGGGTTTTAAGGAAACATAAATATCAAGTGTACCGCCATCAAACGTGGCATGGGATGTCCGCCAACACAGCCCCCGCCCCTGTGCCGCCAGCAAAACATATTTGCGCAGTCTTTGCTGTTCATCCTTGACCCCCTCCCACCATGCCGTCTCCCAGAAAAAGCCGCCCACAACCTCCGACTTGGCGAGACCGTATACTTCCAACGCGGTTTTATTCACCTCGACAACTCGGCCCTGAGTGTCCAGCAATGCCATGAATTGGAAACTCTGATCAAAAACCACCCGCATGGTTTCATAATGTTGCCACATCCGCCTATCAGCAAGGTGCGATTGACGGACAACCAGACCAAGCCCGAAAGAAATCAAAACAACGCCACCAATTCCAATTCCCCAAAGCACACCGCTTCGCTTGTCCATCTCTCTGCGTACATCGGAAAGATACACGCCAGCCCCCACAATCCAGCCCCACGGTTCAAACAATTCGACATAGGACATCTTGGGCGCGATATAATCCGACTCATCGTTCCACTGCCACTCATATTCCACGAATCCACGCCCCGTCTCGCCAACCACACCAACAAACTCTTGGAAAACATGCACACCGTGCCGATCCGTATAGTCGGTCAGATCCTGGCCATTCAACTCGGGTCGCCATGGATGCATGATCATTCGCGGGGTCAGATCGTTAATCCAAAAATAATTTTTACCGTCCTTCCCGAATCGCATTGATTCAATAATCTGTGCGGCCCGTTGCTGTGCTTGTTCTTCGGTAACCATGCCACGCTGCACAAGCTCATACTGTGAGGCAAGTACCCCATGCGCGGACATCACCAGATTTCGCAAATCAGCACGTTTTTGATCCAAAAGAAAATTACGGGTGTCAGGCAAGATAAAACCAAAAACGATTATGAAAAACAGCAACGCCACACTTCCCACGGGAAGCGCCACCCAAAGCAACGTCAGCTTCGGCTTGGTGTTGTTCATTATCTGCACTGACATGCGGCTCCTATCCCAAACAGCATAAACGGATTGTTTATCATAGCATAGCCGAATCCTCACCGCCAGTTCTGTAAACATGAAAAGGGATAAGCAGCAGTCGGCACTTTCCGCTGTTCCCACAACAAAAAAAAGGCCCGGCGCGAATCACGCCAGGCCAACAGTGCCGTTTTATGTAGGATCATTCCTACACGGTAAAAAGCCGGAAGATCGTTATCGACGTATGGCCCGACGCAGACATGCGGCGGCTCCGCCCCAAGTCAGCCCCAAGCCGAAAACCATCATGACGATTGCAACGGTACTCATGCTCTACCTCCGCAAGAAGTTGGCGTTGAGAGTGGAACTGGAACCAAAGGCTCCCTTACGCACCGAAAAAAGAATCGCCAGCACGGCGCAAACAAGCAACATTCCCCAACCAAAGAGAACGATCACCTTGGTAGAGTAGTCGCCATAGTTGGCCGTGAGATCCCCCACCAGGTTGCTAACGCAAACAACCGTCAGCATGGGCGGGACGATGATACGCAGAGCAGCTGTCCAGATCCCGGAAACCGAGAAATCGGACAAGTTGTTGATATGCTTGCGCAGGCTTTCCAGGTCACAAAACCACGCGACAAAAAGGATCTCCGCCAAACCACCAAGCAACACACCATGGTTGTTAACAAAATGGTCCACGATATCCAGAAGGTACAAACCGCCGTCCATGGCATAGGCCAAGCTGAGCACCAGCCCGACACCGCAGAACAAAGAAGCGGCCAGTTTACGAGACATATCCAGCTTATCCATAACCGCGGAAACAACTGCTTCGGAAATGGAAATCTGGGAGGACAATCCGGCCACAACAAGGGCGAGGAAGAACAGCGCACCAAAGAAGGACGGCATAGGCATCAGATTGATCGCCGTGGGCAGCGTGACAAAGGCCAAACCGACACCAGCACCGGCCACCTCGCTGACGGGAACATTCTGTTGCATGGCCATATAGCCGAGCACACTGAAAATCATCAGCCCGGCCAGCATGGAAAAGCCGCAGTTGATGAACACGGTCATACTGGCATTGTTTGCGATATCGGAACGCTTCGGCAAATAACTCGAATAGGCCAACATAATGGCGAATCCGATGGACAAGCTGTAAAAAATCTGTCCATACGCGTCAGCCCAAACGGAATAATCCAAAAGCGCGTTGAAATCGGGATGGAACAACCATTCCAGTCCTTCACCTGCACCGGGAAGTGTCACGCCTCGGGCAATAAAGACCAAAACAAGCACAAAAAGGACGGGCATGAAAATCTTGTTCGCACGCTCTACGCCGCCGCGCACACCGGTGAACACCGCAAGAAACGTCACGCCCCAGGCAACGAGTACGCCATAAAACACGGACATGTTCAGTCCGCCGATGTTCAAGGGCGAATCCGTCAGCTGCAAAAACTCCCCAAAGAAAAAGTCCTTTGGCAAATCGCCCCAGCCAAGGCTAAAAGACAAGACAAAATAGTTAATCGCCCAG is part of the Paucidesulfovibrio gracilis DSM 16080 genome and harbors:
- a CDS encoding cache domain-containing protein, coding for MNNTKPKLTLLWVALPVGSVALLFFIIVFGFILPDTRNFLLDQKRADLRNLVMSAHGVLASQYELVQRGMVTEEQAQQRAAQIIESMRFGKDGKNYFWINDLTPRMIMHPWRPELNGQDLTDYTDRHGVHVFQEFVGVVGETGRGFVEYEWQWNDESDYIAPKMSYVELFEPWGWIVGAGVYLSDVRREMDKRSGVLWGIGIGGVVLISFGLGLVVRQSHLADRRMWQHYETMRVVFDQSFQFMALLDTQGRVVEVNKTALEVYGLAKSEVVGGFFWETAWWEGVKDEQQRLRKYVLLAAQGRGLCWRTSHATFDGGTLDIYVSLKPARDVRGGVFGVIAEGQDVTAQMRAFEDRRRTLVQMEERNEELERVAAVIAHDLRNPVVTIKGFTGVLRQALQDGDTQNARLALGRVDQAGDRINRLLRDLGLLFRVDRQPPHYEWVSMEKLTRGIIHEYAEQNPLWRDIVLIEAPLPDVWADAERLRQVLVQLLENAFRFALPATFPRIEVGGRARNSEYAFYVRDHGKGINSAYLERIFDIFEQLVPDKRGTGMGLTLVRRIIQQHGGRVWAESDGENQGSTIWFTLPRKVGTPSTMENV
- a CDS encoding MetS family NSS transporter small subunit; its protein translation is MSTVAIVMMVFGLGLTWGGAAACLRRAIRR
- a CDS encoding sodium-dependent transporter, whose translation is MSKRETWSSRTGFILAAVGSAIGLGNIWRFPYMVYENGGGAFLIPYFVAMLTAGIPFMILEFGLGHRFRGSAPKIFSSISRKMEWLGWWQVVVAAFIATYYVVVVSWAINYFVLSFSLGWGDLPKDFFFGEFLQLTDSPLNIGGLNMSVFYGVLVAWGVTFLAVFTGVRGGVERANKIFMPVLFVLVLVFIARGVTLPGAGEGLEWLFHPDFNALLDYSVWADAYGQIFYSLSIGFAIMLAYSSYLPKRSDIANNASMTVFINCGFSMLAGLMIFSVLGYMAMQQNVPVSEVAGAGVGLAFVTLPTAINLMPMPSFFGALFFLALVVAGLSSQISISEAVVSAVMDKLDMSRKLAASLFCGVGLVLSLAYAMDGGLYLLDIVDHFVNNHGVLLGGLAEILFVAWFCDLESLRKHINNLSDFSVSGIWTAALRIIVPPMLTVVCVSNLVGDLTANYGDYSTKVIVLFGWGMLLVCAVLAILFSVRKGAFGSSSTLNANFLRR